The genomic DNA CATGCTACATTCGTTAGTCAcactaaaatattgaaaaaaaaatctttcaggaGAAGTGCAGAAATGAAATTGTTagtctaaatataaaattttaaaaaacggtgtttgattttaaatgttttaattagaagaggaaaagcagTTTTAAGTGGCACTTGCTATTATAGTCAATTTATATTAGTATAATAATACTAATACGTTttcatatggaaaataaattatgaaaaaaagaacGACCTTTCTTCATCCTCATCTTAAAGAAGGAAAGCATATTGCTTTGACCATTTAAGACCcatgatcattttaaaaattcgACAATGCTTAGACACATTTAACAATTGGTCTTAGCGTTTGCAATCTGTAGTACAAACACATACACccagatttttttctcaaacttttttaaaCGATTATTTTCTAGTTTCAACAGAAATAAAACGTGTAAGAGTCTATTTCTACCACAAGGTGTCAGTCCATGGTAATTTAATCTTCAAAGGGCTTTAAGATTACCCTGTGGAAAGTCAAtgaccacaaaaagaaaatacatattaaagcATAAACAGTCCTAAATTCCCTAGCTATGAGTAAACGACAATCACACATGGAAATGTGGTTCAgccttcattttcctttgccttctaaTCAGGCTAGTCCTGAGGATGCTGTACACCAAATTCCCGGATGCTGCAGTTCAAGTCCGGCACTCTACCCAGAAGCTGGTTCCAACTCAGAGGAGTAAATCTCTCGCTCATATTCTCACtttctccatattttaaaaacaacctaaaagtTTAAATATCCACAATAACTTTGCTTTAAGTTTGGAGTCGATTGGGCTAAGTTATGGGAAGTTGCCTTTAAAACATGCAACGAGAAAGACAAGGAGTAAACGTGAAGTTTAAGGGCTTATTCAGTTGGGGGACATGGTTTGTGCGGTTTAGGATACAAGATTTGGGACAATTTAAAGGGCAAGTCACTCTCAGAGATTCAGATTCTTTAACCGTAAATAGCAGCCACTTCACAGAGTTGCTGTGAAGTTTTAAACAAGCTAGTGAAGCTTTAAAGCAGTCCGTCTCAAAGTGTGATCTGAGAGTgcttcagcatcacctggcaAAATTGCACATACGTTCCTTACTCGGGAGATTAAAGAAAGGAGAGGGGCGGGAGGACGTGGCGCAGACCTCAGGCAAAGGACAGGGCTATTTGAAAGGAAACTGGGAGGTTGCAACGTGGAGAAATCCTTGCTTCGGCCGCTGGGACCTCCGAGGGCTGTCGGTCCAAGCCAGGAGCCGTGCGAATGCCAGGCACCGGCAGGCGGCGCTGGACCGGCAATTGACAAGAAGGCGGGGTCTGCAGCCCGAGAGCCTTCTCAGCGCTCCGGAGCCTCGGGCACCGCGTGGGACTGGCACCTCGGGGCAGCGGCTGCCACCGCAACTAACTGCCAGATCACACCGGAGACCAGGTGAGTTCCTTGAATCGTTCCGGCTCGCCGCTTGCTCCCTGCCTCCGCTTGTCCCTGCGAGGCCAGGCGCcggctcccagcctccaggggGGAAGGGGAGGCAAGTCGTAGCGGCCGGCTCCTGGGGCGGCGGCGCTCCGCCGCGAGCGCAGCTCCATTCACCTCTTCTGCCCGGCTCCAGGGCTCGCTGCCTTCCAGCCGAGCTTCTCCGCAGAGCACACCACTCCGTTGTGGcctggccaggggctgggagccagggacTCACAACGAAGCCTTTTCGCTGAGGGCTCAGGGGATATAATGGGTTATTAAGTTTGTCCTTAAGTTGGGTTCTGACGGCAAGTTTTCCAACTTGGCAAAGACGCCGCGAGTTTGCATCGCATTGATGAATGATTGGTGCATAGTACTTAAGATGGTACAACTGGTCTTCGGGATTCCTAGTAACAGGAAGTTTTCCTTTTAAGTCCTTGGAACATTAGTCCTACTCTGTCAGGATCTGGGTTGGGGTTCAAGTTCCCTCCAGTCAATCAAAGCTTTATATATGTCATGGGTAAAATCTACTGGAAGAGGTTCGTAGACATAAAATTTATGTAGACTTAAAAATTCCTTACTctgttatttttgtaaaaaaaaaaaaaaaaaatccctcaacgTCCTGGCGTTTAATAAAAGGGTATTCATTTAGCACAGAATGTTAAACACAGGGAGAAAGCAATGCTCAAAATAAACAGCCCAGCGAAGAAAAATATCTCCCCTTCACATAGTTAAAAATGGTAAAGCAAGTCTGAACTTGAGAGTATAGAAGGTTTGGAAATGCAGTGCAACCCACAGTGTTTCCTGGTCATTGAGCCTCTTCTAAACTCTTCGACATAAACATGAGCTGGTTAGGTTGTGTCAATATTTAGCAGGAACGTCAGGTCAGCCATCCCGGTACAGCAAAACAGCACAGTCACAACAGAAATATGCTTTGCTTTTTAATGAGGATGAAAGAAAACTTTGGTTCAAATTCTGGAGTTTCTAACATCTGAACActatgctcttttcttttttttcatgaaaagattttattgtagaacttaaattatatatttggttAATGTCTGGTGGAAAccaacatattttatttgactcatattttattttcttggcttcTGGGCACAAAGTTGACTGTGGGCCTCACAGTCCACAAGCTCCCTCAGAGCCCTGGGCTTTTCCTTGCCTTTGCCCTTCAGCATGGTCTCCCTACCATGCAGACGGACGGCTGGATACCTCTCCAGAGCCACTCTGGCTTTTCACTCACATTTTGTACAAAACAGCCCTCATTCGGCAAACGCTGCCAACTTGCTAGATGCCGCAGGACCAGGTATAGAAGTGGTCTTCCCATGCCACCATCTGTCTATGAAACTTTGTCTTCTTTAGGATTCATTGCACTACCATGCAGTTAATTGTTGAAATGTCTACCTTCTTTCTTCGACTTTGAGGGTTTTGGGAGTGGAGGCTCCGTCTCATTTAGCTTTGTGTTCCCACTGCCAGACATTGTTGTTCACAACACAGTTAATGAGTTAATGTTGACTAAGGGCAGATTTACATGTTAACGTTTTTGCCATCCTGCAATTCACAGAGTTAAAACAGTTTAGCAGCTAAACATAGtgaattatttcttctgtttgattACAGTAGATGAAATTTCTATTCCTAGACACACACATGCAGCCCAAATTACTCTATTTATGTGTGGTTGAATCACTAAATGACTTGCAATGAAGCTTCTTAAGGAAATAGACTGGAAGCCCCTCCAGAGCAGGCACAAACCTCGTTTCTCGTTTTCCTCCTCAGTGTCCATCATAGAACTGAGTTCATAAACACTTGATGATTGGCATATGCTTTACTCAGAATTCTTTTAAATGCCAGTGATGAACACAGACTCAAACTAACGTAAGCAAAAAAGGAATATATTGGCTTGTGTAACTGAGAAATTCAGGATCTGGTCTCAGAGAttctaaatacttaaaatataccACCAGGACTCTTCTGCGTCTTTCTGCATTTCTTGGTTGTGTTTCTGTGTGTTGGCTTTCTTCTGTTCTGTTGAAGACGTCTTCCTCTTTACAGCATGTAGAAAAATGAATGGTGGGCTTTTATCAttccaatttaaaatgttaaagacaTCTCCTCACTGTCTTCCACttctatatataaatatcagaGAAGGATTCTAATTGCTTCAGCTAAGGTTGTGTGCCATCCCTAAACCAATATGATCAAGGGAGTAGAGAACTATGGGTAGCCAAGACCGAGTCATATGCCCACTTCCCTGGCCAAAGGAGGAACATTTCTCCAAATGAAGGAAATGTTTtagatcataaaaaaaaaaaaaaaaaaaaaagaaaagaatgtgggCAGACCAAAACAACAAATATCCTCAGcatgaatattttgaaatttcgAAATAGATAGTATCTGGAAAATGTCCTCAGAGTACTTCAACAGAGGCAAATGTTGGCCATTATATGAAGATGGCTCCTCTTTATTCTTTGAAgatcaaacttttaaaagttagagaatgttttaaatattttaaactacttCTGGAAACAACTTTCCACTTAAGAAAATAGTACAGGTGGTCTAAAATTCAGAAACACTTGGAATGTTTTTTGTCAATCAAATAGTTGTCAATCTAATCTGTTTTTCTCACTGCAATTCAGAAAGTACAAATTGGTGGTGTATTCCTCTGGAAATAaatttagaactaataaaaacaaTTGAATAGTATTGTCACACCATATGTTTCCCTTCCCTGAAAAAATGTTACACCAGCCTGAATAAAGATCTGTGAAGGGTGTTATGGAAAAAATTCCTTTATTGCGTAGGAAGCTTGACAAAATTAATTTCCACAGGGTTGACTAGGAAAGTGGGCATATCCATGATTGAGCACAACTCAACAACCCCACTGGAGATATACTAGCAATTTATGTCTTACCAACAAAGACCAGTCCATTAGTCCTATAGGAAAATGGCATTCTGAAAAATATGACCTTTTGGTCCTTTATGCCACTATCTGGGTTCACCTTACCAATAGTGCTTATTCTGTTCCTTGTCTGAAACTCAGACTACAGTTGTCCATAAAATCgtttaattattatttcagatTCCAGTGTAAACCCCAAAAGTCTATTAAACACAGCttcttgggggctggccaggtggttaagttcatgtactccactttggcagctgagGTTCATTGCttcggatcccagacacagacctatgcaccactcatcaagccatgctgtggcggcatcccacatagaagaactagaatgacctacaactaggatatacaactatgtactggggcttaggggaggaaaaaaaaaagagtaagattggcaacagatgctaggtcagggccaatcttcctcgcccaaaggaaaaaaaaagcataccttttaaaaaaaaaaaacttcctgaAGAATAATCTTATAGCAGCTAACTATAACCTCCATTGATAACATTGTTACTCTAAAAAACATGCATTCCTAATTCTATTTACCTTTGGGGGAGTTTGCTTTCTTCTAAATGAGCACCTTGAGTTAAATTCTCCTAAAAGACATCATCCAACCTTTGAATTCCACAGACACCTAGGTCATTCATTGTACCCATAGTTGGACAAAGAAGAGCATTTACGTTGACATGGGGACACTGGTTTGAGATTCTTACAAATTGTAATGTGAAGTTAAATGTGTGGGTCAGTCACAATCCGAATTTTCATTGTACTTTATCTGCCACTCTAATCCTTGTGTGAATAAATTTTTCATATTGTCCCATCAAACATTAATATCATAAATAGCATAGACTTGaaacacataattatttttatttttcataggtGGCTGAAACCATACTATTTTATAGAATTAATGGAGAGCAGACAAGACATCACAAACGAAGAAGAACTTTGGAAAATGAAGCCCATGAAGAATCTAGAAGAAGATGATTAtttggtaaaataataataataaattaacataATTCAGATGCTGTTCTATATTTCCTAGTGTTGTAAAAGTGATTTGCAGCCTGGTCTGCTGATATCTTCCCTGATTCCTGTCACTGATATTGTGATGAGTGAAGGGCAGTATGGTATATGACAGAAATAGTAGCTTGACTGCCTATCCTGTACCTTAGCTGAACAACCTTGAATAAGTCACTGAAAATCCTGGGTCTTGGTTTATCCACAAAGTGAGACAGTTGGACCAGCTAGTCTCCAAGGCCTTTCCAATTTTTCTAACATTCTGTGGGTCTAAGTTTTGAAGAGTCATCAGTGCCCATATAACAGGAGTTTGGGAAACATGGTTTTTTGGGGGAAAGTAAGGTTTTTTTATAGGCAACATGGCAGCTTACCAAGATATCATCAAGTAAATTGATGATTCTCTGTTTAAccaaataaattcaattttggAATAAGAATCACTTGTCCCACTTCACCCCACCTCAGGATTAAATGTTTCTTTCTACATTATTTAACTGAAAAAGCAGTAGAAAAGTTTGATTCCAAACTCTTTTTACCTTTCTAAATGATCTCAACTGCAGTTTTAACAGAAATTATTTATCTTAGTTATTTACtaggaaaaataagatattataaGCACGTACTCTGTAAAATAACAGTATGCATAAAATagagtcattttcattttcaagttaaCTGTGTTGCTTCTTTACCCTTAACCAGAAAGTTGATCTCagttgattgttttttttttttattttttttattttttttatttttttaaagattttattttttcctttttctcctcaaagcccccccggtacatagttgtgtattcttcgttgtgggtccttctagttgtggcatgtgggacgctgcctcagcgtggtttgatgagcagtgccatgtccgcgcccaggattcaaactaacgaaacactgggccgcctgcagcagagcgcgcgaacttaaccactcggccacggggccagcccctcagttgaTTGTTTTAACGTGCAGAGATGACAGAAGCTGTATCATGCCCATTGAGTCCCTTCTAAATGGAGTAATTGGAAAAAGCATCATTGTAACAGTGATTTATTACTGAAAGTAAAAGTCAAATGATGAGAGGtttttttaaacactaaaaatTGTAGAGAACTGTGTGAATTAAAGCTACCCTGCATAAAACGAGTAAATGAACAAGATAATATCAACATGATTTCAAGCATTAAAATGTGGTTCTACAGATAGAGCTATACGAAATGAGGAATAACATTGGGCGAGAAAGTAAATTTGCTTATAAAGTAACACAATGTGAAACCCTCCGATATAAGTTcttattttgaggtttttttttaatttgctggtATATCAGTCACTTGGGGAAACGACAAAATATTCAATGCAAACTTCTTTTGAATTGTTGACTACTTAGAAATGCAACTGCACAAAGAAGTATACCTTTCTCAGGAAATCGTTCATCCCTATGGGATGGAACTACTTATATAGCCTTTGTTCCTTCTGATAGACTGTTTGTCTATCAGTACTTACACAAATGAGATATTTTAGAAACATAAGACTACAtgatagaaattatatatttttgtctaataaagtttttcaattttagttTCCCAGTTGCATTATTCCATCCTTTCATGCCTTCAAGATAGAAATTGAATGGCCTAAGCTTTAGTGGAGATAGCTGAAGCATACATTTCTTTCgtcttaaagaaaatgaatagcaGAAATTAATGGAGAACCCAAACAGAGCTAAGTGCACCTTTGATCAGTGCTACATAGAGAGAGCCATCTTCAGCTAAGCAGTATCCAAAAGCAAGGttctaaatgttcttttttactgataagcacaataaacaataaataattagtTTAAGAGACATCTCATGGTTTTGTTCAATTttaagatgtttattttctttcctttgtagaATAAGGACTCGGGAGAGAACAGTGTACTGAAAAGATCTGTGCTTTTGCACTTGAACCAAACAACCCGTTTTGATGAATTTGATTGCCCCCTGGAGCTTCAGCACAAGCAGGAACTTTTTCCAGAGTGGCGCTTGCCAATGAAAATTGCTGCTGTCCTATCGTCTCTGACTTTTCTTTACACTCTTCTGAGGGAAATAATTCACCCTTTTGTAACTTCCCATCAacagtatttttataaaattccaatCCTTGTCATCAACAAAGTCTTACCGATGGTTTCCATCACCCTCTTAACACTGGTTTATTTGCCAGGTGTGATAGCGGCGGTGGTACAGCTTCATAATGGAACCAAGTATAAGAAATTTCCACATTGGTTGGATAGGTGGATGTTAACAAGAAAGCAACTTGggcttctcagtttcttttttgctGTACTGCATGCAATTTACAGTTTATCCTATCCAATGAGGCGATCTTATAGATACAAGTTGCTAAACTGGGCATATCAACAGGTAGGATGATGATATTGACATTTTCACTAAGCTAAAAAGTCTGAGTTCACCTAACAAATTAACTCTTTCTTACTTTAATATCAATACCCCAAACCTCTATTAATACCCTGTGCTGAGAAAGTAacctacatttttaattttttattataattcctCCTTGGGGCTTGGTTGTATGGTTTTACATTaaggaattttttattattattattgcagtaacattggattataaccttatatagctttcagatgtacatcgtaatatatttcgaattctgtgtagattacatcatgttcaccacccaaaaactaattagagtccatcccctcacatgtgagcctaatccccccttttgccctccccactccctgcttcc from Equus quagga isolate Etosha38 chromosome 8, UCLA_HA_Equagga_1.0, whole genome shotgun sequence includes the following:
- the STEAP1 gene encoding metalloreductase STEAP1, with the translated sequence MESRQDITNEEELWKMKPMKNLEEDDYLNKDSGENSVLKRSVLLHLNQTTRFDEFDCPLELQHKQELFPEWRLPMKIAAVLSSLTFLYTLLREIIHPFVTSHQQYFYKIPILVINKVLPMVSITLLTLVYLPGVIAAVVQLHNGTKYKKFPHWLDRWMLTRKQLGLLSFFFAVLHAIYSLSYPMRRSYRYKLLNWAYQQVQQNKEDAWIEHDVWRMEIYVSLGIVALAILALLAVTSLPSVSNSLTWREFHYIQSKLGIVSLLLGTIHALIFAWNKWVDIKQFVWYTPPTFMIAVFLPLVVLMCKAILFLPCLRKKILKIRHGWEDVTKINKTEISSQL